In Mus caroli chromosome 16, CAROLI_EIJ_v1.1, whole genome shotgun sequence, the sequence AGGAATTGCCAGAAGAACATGATGGAGCAGGAGTAGCCAGGGTCAAAGGAGGGTATAAATCCATGTACTTTTACACAGCTCAAGATGGATCTAAATAGGGAGGGGTGGCTCTTCGAGCCCTCTTTCTAGGTACATAAGACCACACCTGGCCAAGAGCCCTCCTCATTTACCTTCTCGTCAGCCTGACCCCTTCCTATATCATCCCAGAAAACAGCTTAGAGGGAGGAGAACATATCAGAAAGTAAAAAGATGGCAGCTTTGGCACGGGACAGCTCCAACTTGCCCAGATAACATACATCACCATCCAAGTCTAGCCTGGAGGTCTATATCCACCCTGGACCTATCTTGCCCACAGCCTAAATTCACTGTCATAGTTCAGAGACTTGTTACAAAAAGACTCAAGCTCAGTAAGTGTCATAACTAtatgccttccccccccccccccccagtaaccAACTCCTAAAACTTGCAGGGTCAAAGACTGAAAGGCCACCTACTATAGTGGTTGGCGCATATCTTCAAGGTTTTGTCCCTCCTCATAAGAAGGCGGATGGTCCCTTTCTCCTTGTGCTTCAGAAGCTTGACGTCTCCAGTGCCTCGCTCCTTCCATTCTGGGAGGTCATTCTCTGAAGCAAACCGGAACAGCTTTGCACGCCTGTAAGAGAAGCCAGTATGGAAACATCTAACAGAGAGGGAACTCACGCCTGGACCAATTGCCACAAAGTGTTCTTCATCTAACAGAGAGGGAACTCACACCTGGACCAATTGCCACAAAGTGTTCTTTGGACACTGAACATAAGGGAACTGTTGAACACTGTGTCTTCCCCAAAAACCTTCTTCAATGGGCTTTGGGCACCAAGAATTACTAGGCAAAATAAAACCCAGGGGAGCACAATAGCCCAACAAATTCCAGGTTGCAAAAAGATATTCATAACTAAGGATTTTTCCCCAGAGACACATCTAAGAATACACATGGCCCACAGTAGGTAAAGAAGCTACAGAGGTCTGTCTGGGCAACCTACTCACACTAAATGAATGCCCTGTAACTACATAAAGCCTTAGGAATATTATCTTCCACAGGCCCAGCAACAGCTTCCTGTCAGAAGGAACCTATAGCCTCCAGGTTTCAGTCACCCAGTACCTGCAACGAGTCCAGTTGACTCTCCTGCCAAGCCAGTACCCTTTCTCTGTAGCCCACATTTGCCGTTACAAAGCCTCTGCTCTCCTCCAAATTCAGTCTTGTCCAGGAAGATTGCATCTTTACTTAACTCTTTAAGAGAAAGCTCAAAGGCCCTTATACAAAGGCACAAAATGCTGTCTCTAGCACAATACCGAGGACACTGGGGTACTTTCAACATCAAGTGGACAAAATCAAGTACCACATAATTCAGGGAGATGCTACCCTCACCCACTGTTGTGGATCAGAGCTCTGGACCACCACCTTCTAGGTAGTACAAGGGCATACTTATGGCTCTCCTTGGgcagcctccttccctccctcccttcagagcAGAGAACCTCTAACAAACATCTTAGGTATAACTGAAGATTTGACATTAGCAAATTCTCTTGATTTTACATGATACACTGCCACATTAAGTTGAGACTGAGGTTCATACCACTGCTAGCACTACACTCTCAGATCTTATAGTTTCTAATCTGCAAAACCATGAGCTGGAAGCTGAAGAattggctctgcagttaagagcactggctgttcttccggAGGTCCAAATGGATACTCACAACTTGTTACTTTAATCCCAAGGGAGTCActaccttcttctggcttcctttagcACATAGTGTAGGCAGACATCAATGTacgtaaaacacccatacacacataaaaattaacaaGGGCTAAACAAACCTCAATCTTTGAGGATAGAGTTAAGGCAATAATAGACAGCAAAGCAAATCAAAGACTCTGCTCAACAAAGAAAGGGAGCCCCCACCCAGCAAAAAAGGGCTCACCATGTAATCCTGGAACTTGGTTATATAGACCAGATTGACCTGCAAcccacagaaatctacctgcttctgcctcccaagtgctgagactaaaggtgtgagccccCACAGCCTGCTGGAGACACCCAGGTGACACAGAACAGTGATGGGAACAACCTTCACATGACTGGCCACAAGGCAGCAGGGTACCAGGCAAAATTTTTGGCTGAGAAATGGTTGAATTTTCATTGTAAGACTAATCACCATACAACTCCAAGCACTTTCTTAAAACAGCCTTTATCAAGCTGGGTCCAAGCCATGAAATTCACGGAAATCAGTGTGCCCAGCCACCCTAGAATTCTTCTGTGCAGTTCCAGATAGAAATCACAAAGAGGCTATGCCAGAATGTATCACTAAGGCTTATACCTGAAAGAGAAACAATACAAGGGACACAATTCCTAACTTGGCTGGCTCCTCTAGAAATTGAAGAGGAAAACATAAGTGGTCCAACTATGGTTGCGGGGTACTGCAAAATGTGAAAGAAATACCCTGCAGAGACCTGCTTCCTGTCcactcttttttctctctgtctcagtcagcctATCTAAGATACTTCCAGGACCCCTTAACAGACTTACATCTTAAAAagttcctcttcatcttcctccagcGTTTTAATTTCTTGCTCGGGAAGAGAAACTATTGGCTCGAACTGGGGGTCATGGTTGGATTCATCTGCATTCTCTGTGGAAGTATCATGGTCCTCGTGACTGTCCTGTGTAGAGAAGGTAGAGTGATGCTGCTGGCTGGTGGACTTGGTCCACAGTGGGCATCATCAATCACATCTGGAAAATGCCTCCCCCAAACTGGAAATTAAGCCTTTGGTCTCATCTTTCACATCATCTGATTGTATTTACAACCagcatcacaaaaaaaaaaaaaaaaaaaaaatcacaggatatCATGAAACAAGACAGTGTATTTTGACACTCCTACACACTCAAACATCAATGGGTTACAAACACCCAAGTCCTTGGCAAAGTAGCTTGGGAGAAACTTCctcttctgttaaaaaaaaaaaaaaaaaacccgccaTGAAAAAGAACATGATATACTCAAAAGGAAGAGCAGCCGTAACAGTTTTTACTGAGGGTTATCCAAGCACTTGTTAGTTTACAATCCCTCCAGCAATTTTACCCAAGCTTGAAATTTTAAGCCGAAAGAAGCTAGGAAAAGTATGACAAATAAGCTCAAAGATTCTGACTCAACTTGGAGAATTACAAGGACATGCATGTTTAAATCTGGCAAGATCACGTGCTTTGATAATATAGAGAAATCCCAGACTCACTACCTAACTCAACaggataaagaaacagaaacctttCGTTCGGTTTCTCAGCACTGCGGCTAAGCTGCGGCCGACACACGAGCCACCAACAAAGCCGCCCCCGCCCAGAGTCCGCGCGTCTAATATCTGTACCCTGCGCTGGGACGCGAGCTTCCCCCACCGAAGGCGGAATGTCCTAATGAATGAAGGGGTCTGCGTGCAACTGGAAAGAGGATTGCCGACGCTAATGAAAAGATCACAAGTGGGCCACGACGGAGGAGATCGACCACCTCCAGGTCTCCAGGTGAAGCCGGGAGCCCAGTTTGGGCATGGCTGTTCATCCGCAGACCACAAGGTCACGCGCCGCCCTGTAGACCCCGAGATCGGAGTCTTGGCCAGCAGCTCCCACTCGCGGACCCCCAAAGACCTCGAGCACCCCAGGCCCAGGCGCCTCGACAGGCCCCGAACCCGCAAGCCAGCGAGGGTTGGAGGCCGAGGCGCGGGCCGCCCACGTGGCCGTCCATAGCGGCCCTTGCCTCTCCGGCTGCCCTGCCCCACCCGGGCCTCGCTGTACCTTGGCGGCCGCCATGGGGGCGCGGCGACGGTGGCTCGACTAGCTCAGGCGTCGCTGGCTCGGCGGCCTCTGGGCGGCTAGTCGCAGCTCCTTTCCTCCGCGTCTGGCGCCGGCGTCTCCCGCCCGTCCGCTCTTCCCTCCGCCCCCCGACCCGaaccctgacccctgaccccagcGGCGGGAAACGCGCAGTGATTCAAAACCAGTGTAGCTTTATTGGCTCCGACGGCGGACATTCATTGTCCGGCCCGCCCCGCGCTTCCCGCCAAAACGCCCGCGGCGCATGCCCGGCCGCGCCTCAGCCCGGGGAGCGCGCTCTCCCGGCGACCCACGCGCGCACTTCCGTCTGCAGGCTGAGTGCCTCCGACGCTGGCGTGAGCGGCTCCTGGAAGGATCAGTCGGGACTCGGCGCGCGGCGGTGACGTCATCGGAAGCCGAGCCCTTAGAGAGAGGAGACGCGGCTAGTGTGCGCTGGCCAGCCGAAGGCAGGCGCAGTGTGCGGCCCTCGGGGGCAGTGCATCCGCAAACCTCAGTCCCAGCTCTGAGCACCCGAGTTTTGAGCCTCTGTGTGGAGCTGCGGTCTACCTTCACGGCGGCGTACCTCGTATCTGCGCCCTTGTTGGGTGGGAGGCCGAGCCTGTGGTCCTCCTGAGCACCCTGGTCCGGGCAACAGACGAGCCAGGAGATGAGTGAGCCGGCCGCGGAAGTAAAGCAAAGGGAGACGTGCAGGAGATGTGGACGGGGTGGGCGGAGGTGGGTTGGGGCAGCAGTCATTACTGTCGGATCAAAGATAGGACGGGGGAGAATTGGGTCTCGAGAGTAAGCCAGGGCTGCGTGGAGTGTGCACTAATGGAGATCTGTCAGCGGTTTGGGGGAGCGAGTCATACCAGTTAGAGCCTTCAGCCAGGCCCGTCTGTTCCCACGTAGGTTCCGGAGCCCATGGAGGACTGCGGCCAGGATGCCAGTTCTGTACCCAGCTCTGCGGCCCCACTATgtcaaaaagaggaagaagggccTGGGCCAGCTGCAGGGCCTGGAACGCAGCCTGGGCTCTACAGCTACATAAGGGATGACTTGTTCACCTCAGAAATATTTAAACTGGAGCTCCAAAATGTACCTCGCCACGCCAGCTTCAGTGACGTCCGGCGTTTTCTAGGCCGTTTTGGTCTACAGTCCCACAAAATCAAACTCTTTGGACAGCCACCATGTGCCTTTGTAACATTCCGAAGCGCTGCTGAACGAGACAAGGCCTTGCGAGTGCTGCACGGTGCTCTCTGGAAAGGCTGTGCGCTCAGCGTACGACTGGCCCGACCCAAGGCTGACCCCATGGCTAGGAAGAGGCGGCAAGAAGGTGATAGTGAGCCACCAGTAACACAAATTGCCGATGTGGTGACCCCTCTGTGGACAGTGCCCTACACTGAGCAGCTGGAGCAGAAGCGACTGGAATGTGAGCGGGTGCTACAGAAACTGGCCAAGTGAGTGTGGTGCTGATAGCCCAAGCAGAGCTGGGTTTTGTTCTTGGCCTGGTCCACTAGCCTTGTAAGCAATTCAGGATACACACAGGGTTTATGTCAAtggttctcaaccagtgggtcaccagactctttcacaggggttgcctaagaccatcagaaaacacatttacATCATAACATTAGCAGATTacaactacaaaataaaaaatgttatggTCGGGGATCCCAACATGATTACAGGATCACAGGCaccattaggaagattgagaaccaccaGTCTGAAGTGGTCAACGAAAGAACTCATAAGGCCCATAACAGAGGGATAGTGAGGTCGCAAAGAAATTGCCCAGTATGGATGGGGAACAGTGTTAAATCCAACCATGATGTATTTCATCCTGCAGAGAAATTGGGAACACTAATCGTGCCCTGCTACCctggctgcttttacagagaCAACAGCACAATAAAGCTTGTTGCCCCCTGGAGGGGGTCAAGCCATCACCCCAGCAGGTCAGAGAAAtcccattctgtgtgtgtgtgtggggggggggcgccGCTTGCCCTTGTTCATGTCAATTTTATTATGCATATGCTCTTTgacttttttcttgcttttcatttcttcccaATGTTTGATAAGCCAGCAGTAAAACCTTGTTCTGTCTGTCACCCCTTGGGCAAATCTGGGTCTTTTGTTCACTATGGTATTTCTTCTTCCAGTGCTGGGTAATGAAGGTTGAGATCTGACTCTTTACTACACTCCTACAGACTGAATATCGTAATAAATGTGAATTCCTGGTCGGAGTTGGGGTAGATGGCAAGGACAACACTGTTGGCTGCCGGCTTGGCAAGTACAAGGGTGGAACGTGTGCTGTGGCAGCTCCCTTTGACACTGTGCACATTCCAGAGGCCACTAAGCAGGTGGTGAAGGCCTTCCAGGAATTCATCCGGTGGGGACCTTGCCTGGGGCTGGGCTTCTGGGAAGTCCCTGGTCCATCTGGGACAAGGAGGGTGGCCCCTGCACTGGCAGTTGTGAATGTGGGGTAAGGGGACAAGGTGCcaggacagacaggcacacactgAGTATACTTGTGGTTTCTTCAGTTCCACACCATACTCCGCATATGACCCTGAGACATATACAGGCCACTGGAAGCAACTGACTGTTCGTACCAGCCGCCGAGGCCAGGCCATGGCCATTGCCTACTTTCATCCCCAGGTCTCAGGTGGTGGTCCTGTTGGGGGATGTGTCTGGTATAGGTTGGCTTTTGCATAGCCTGATGGGTGTTTTATATCATCTACTACAGAAACTGAGCTCTGAGGAGGTGGCAGGACTAAAGGCCTCCCTGGTGTGCCACTTCATGGAGGGGCCAGGCAAGGCCAGTGGGGTGACCTCCCTCTACTTTGTGGAGGAGGGACAGAGGTGAGGAGcccaggtggaggcaggaggggccAGACAGGCCAGTGATCCTGACAGATTTGCTTTCTCTTGTATAGAAAGACTCCCAGCCAGGAAGGCCTGCCCCTGGAGCATATGGCTGGCGACCAGTGCATCCAGGAAGACCTGCTAGGGCTGACCTTCCGCATCTCCCCTCATGCATTCTTCCAGGTAGCATACCCCTTGTGAGCAAAAACACAGAGGGAAGCCAGTAACTAGCATCAAAGATTTATAGAGAACACTTGGGTACTGGGGGCCCCAGAATAAGGTATATGATAACAAGGGATATTTGCTAGTAATTGGCCTCTTAGCAGTTAGCCTTATTGCACTCTGTGGAACCCAGAACAGGATCAACCACTTTCACTGTTGAACAAAACCCTATGGAGATAGAGGGTGGAGAGTCCAAGGTCTCTAGCATGAGGTATGCAGTCACTCTCAGTTGCCCTGGGAGAAGTTGTGAAGTCAGGGAGCAAAACTCCCCATTGATGGGAGTCTCTGTTGTAAGGATTTGGTTTTTAAGAGACTGGGTGAGATCACTGGTATATAGGAAGAATGGGAGCAGAGCAATGTGGCATGCTAGCCTACACTGCAGTATACCATGACTAACTAATTTCCAGGTAAACACACCTGCTGCTGAGGTGCTCTACACGGTAATCCAGGAATGGGCACAGCTAGATGGGGGCAGTACAGTGCTGGACGTGTGCTGTGGCACTGGCACCATAGGCCTGGCTCTGGCTCCGGTAAGCTTCCCAACCCTAGGTAAGACCACCCTACCTTGTTATAATGAACCTGAAGGCTGAGGCTACTACCCTGCCACTGACATAACCAGTTGTGCTGTGTCTTCCTTTCCCAAGCAACCAGGGTAATGGGGCTTATCTATCTTTCCATTTCAGAAGGTGAAGAGAGTAGTGGGAATTGAACTGTGCCAGGAGGCTGTGGAGGATGCCCGGATGAACGCCCTCACCAATGGTGAGAACCTTTGTATCACACACGTCTGGAACAGTAGTAACCTCTGTTGTGTGCTTTAATTTCTGCGCCTACAATGCCTTGAGATATTAAGGATTTTCTGAGGAATGGGGTGCTGAGAGATCTGTAGACTTCTAACAGGCAAAAATAACAGATCAAAAGTTATTTTGGCCTGTGTGCTATGTAAGCCTGCTAGGCCATCCCAATGGCAGGCCCATAGTCATAGAGAACTGTGATTATCCCTAGAGCTGAGCAATGTTGAGTTCCACTGTGGCAGGGCTGAGGATCTGGTGCCAGGTTTGGTGAGCAGACTGTCTTCCCATCAACTTGTAGCTGTTCTAGACCCTCCACGGGCTGGCCTACGTGAGTGGCTTCCATTTGGGGGGAGGCAGTaccagaagtaaaaaaaaaatctatgttggATAGTCACCCACTACCCCCTCTGACTTGCTAGATTCTAAGGTGATTCTGGCCATCCGGAAAGCTGAGAACATCAAGCGGCTCCTGTATGTTTCCTGTAACCCCAGGGCAGCCATGGGCAACTTTGTGGAGTAAGTGTGTGTGGGGCAGAGCATCTGTGGCTGCCTAGAGGAATTTCTGAGGGGCTAATATTGGTACCTCTCTCCCGCCAGCCTCTGCAGGGCCCCATCTAACCGAGTAAAAGGCACCCCATTCCATCCAGTCAAGGCTGTGGCAGTGGACCTGTTCCCACAGACTCCGCACTGTGAGATGCTTATCCTGTTTGAGAGGATGCAACAACACCCCAATGGCATAGGAGCCCTGGAGCATCAAGACCTTCAGACCCCAAGAAATCTTCCTGATATCACTccacaggaaacagaaatttCCCTCTCATCCTAAGGGAAGTATAGGAGCACAGGAAAGCTGGGGAGCTCCTTACAGTTCCCTAGTAAGCAGAGGATGACCAAGCATTGGTGAGGCGTGAGGCCTGCCTACTACAGTTCAATGAGTGTGAACACCTGTGTCCTAATGATGGGACAGCCAGATTCTAGAATAAACAATTGCTGATTTTACTAACAGTTCTGTGGTGAGCCAGAGCCTTAACTCACTCCTACTTGCCACCTTGGATAATCCTTTCTGAAAGGCAGGAAGGATTCTTTAAGGGTGTGAGTTTTCCCAGTGCTAGTACTGTTAaattgttttaagacagtgtctctatgtagaccagactaatCTGGCTTAtggctcctaagtgctgaggttaaagtgTATAAACGACAATGCCTGCTGAATGCCAGGGCTTGCTTGAAGTTAGCCCCAGAGAACCATGTTTTAGGACCAAACACCAACCAGGTATTCCAGGGGAACACTGAGGATGGCTGCACACAAATCTATGCTGAGTTCATATGGAGTTAAATGTGTCCACTAAGGGACTTTAAAAACACAATTGACTATGGACAACCTTGGCCAGTTGAAGATCCACAAATCAGATCCAGCACTCCCATCAGAAGAAAGAAACCAGCCGTTCCCTTTTGGACAGTTTTATGTGTTCAGACCATCAGGGTACACCCTACAGCCTTGGCCAACACACAGAAGCAGCATCAGCACAGGCCCCCACCCTTGCAGCATGACTGTACATATAAGACCCACCTGTAAGAGACAGGGAGGGCACTGGAGACCAGGAATGTGTGGCAGCACCTGTTGACAGTGCCTGGGTCGGTGAGGCTGCAGAGATGCCACCATTACCATATGCTTTTTCAATGGTAAAGTATGTTTTAAGGGCAATGGTTAGTCAAAAGACTGAACACAACTGAATGGGAGGCAGAAAAGAATCAAGTGTCCAAGTCTACCAACTTGAATTAAGAGTTCTTTTTGCCAAGATTAACATAGACATTAACTGCTGTCACACACATGATTAGGGAGGAGGAAGATGCTGTTGGGAGGCCCACAGTTGCCATCTTGTCTTTCTAACAGCACATGTCACCCATGTATCTTCAGGTACATGGTAAGAGACACTGAGAATGTAGAGTGTAGCCCCACTGAACAGGTAACGGGGCTCTGAATACCCCTCTACTCAATACCCATCTACAGGGGCTATCCAATGAGCACAGGTAGACAAAAACCTGCAATCAGGCGTGGCTGCACAGAGCAGCTATCCTTGAGATCAAAAAACACCAAAACTACTTATCGTGTACAATGTGCCAGGCAGCTCTTGGTCAGTGATGGGCTACACTGAAGGCCAGTTTCCTGTTTATGCATATCCATCTGTTGAAATGCATCTTTCATTCTTACTGTAAAAGTTTCtttccaaattttaaaacatcataaaagctttaaaaattgaTGAACAGATGGGCTTGATTGTGCAAAAATCTCTGTAAAAAATTGTTGCTAAGTTTATCGAAGGTGGAAGCTTCAGTATCCAGAAGACGGCTGTTAGGACATTAAGACTTCATAAGAAAAAGGGTCAATTAGACTAACACTCAGTATCTCACTGCAATCTCGGAAGAGTATTTCTGAtgctaaaattttgttttattttaagccaAAATAGCCTGAAATAGCCTTTCTGTTATAactttttcagaagaaaatgcaaaacacacaAAGCAGGTAATACTACAGGACAGGATACCTGCATCTTCTGACCAAGTCTCAGTGGCTCCACCAGAAAGAACCATAATAGCAAAGGGGCTACCTGACATCAtaggccagccaaagctataaAACCTGGTCATCTCATCTATCAACGAAGTATTACTTCTTGTCAGTGCATATAGTGTACTAAAATTAATGAAAACCTTCATAAAAACGGTCCGCAGCAGATACATACAAGCAGGATCTACAGCTGTCTATCAGCTTCCACTTGTGCAGTTAACTTATGACTGATCCTTAAGTATATCCAGTCACATTGAGAGCAGCTTGTCCAGAACTGCTTCTTTGCATGTGTACTGTGTAGTCACAGCTGTCCCCatgagccagagccagagcccagACCCTGCCACAGGGAAGGAGCTTAGGTTGGAGGCCTGATGCTGCAGAGTGATGATGTGTGGCTGATGGTCTCTCCTGGGTAGCACTGTTGGCCCATGCTGCCTACCTCATACATCAACTGTGCACAAGGGCTCACCACCAGGCTGGGCAGATGCTACAATTGACATCTTGGGTTTCTTCCGAGTCTCCTCCTAGAAGAACAGAGGTCAATGATGCTAAAGGTGGGCCCAGCAAAGAGGTTCACAGGGTAAGAAGATGGAAGCCCCTGAATTCCGAGAACACAAATGTTTGTGATACCTGGCTAGGAGGGAAGATAGAGGGAGCGGGCCAGATTGGGCCAGGCCAGGAGGGTTTCCTCAGATAGCCAGGGTAGACTCCCATGTGCTGCAGCTTCCCTGGCAATCTAGAGACACCCAGAATGAAAGAATTTGCAACAAACTGGGTTCCACCCCTCTAACGTGAGTGTCATTCTAGCCTTGCTTGCTTGCCCAGAAGCCCATTGAATTTCCCCACAAATAGAAGTCTGTGTCTTAGGCTTGTTGCTTTGATTCCCCACAAATAATCTCCTAACATGAGTCAAGCTAGAAAGTCCTGCTTACTCTAGCAGACAAGACCCCACGCCTACCTGAGAGCAGCAGAAAGGCAACAGGCAATAGACACTTGGCCCTTAGAGTTTGTGTTCATACCTGGGCCATGCCACCAGAGCTGGAAATGCTCCCAACTCAGTGGGCCTAAAGGTATGAGTGATTACAAGGTATTTTCAGAgaccagg encodes:
- the Ranbp1 gene encoding ran-specific GTPase-activating protein produces the protein MAAAKDSHEDHDTSTENADESNHDPQFEPIVSLPEQEIKTLEEDEEELFKMRAKLFRFASENDLPEWKERGTGDVKLLKHKEKGTIRLLMRRDKTLKICANHYITPMMELKPNAGSDRAWVWNTHADFADECPKPELLAIRFLNAENAQKFKTKFEECRKEIEEREKKGPGKNDNAEKVAEKLEALSVREAKEEAEEKSEEKQ
- the Trmt2a gene encoding tRNA (uracil-5-)-methyltransferase homolog A isoform X1; this translates as MSEPAAEVPEPMEDCGQDASSVPSSAAPLCQKEEEGPGPAAGPGTQPGLYSYIRDDLFTSEIFKLELQNVPRHASFSDVRRFLGRFGLQSHKIKLFGQPPCAFVTFRSAAERDKALRVLHGALWKGCALSVRLARPKADPMARKRRQEGDSEPPVTQIADVVTPLWTVPYTEQLEQKRLECERVLQKLAKEIGNTNRALLPWLLLQRQQHNKACCPLEGVKPSPQQTEYRNKCEFLVGVGVDGKDNTVGCRLGKYKGGTCAVAAPFDTVHIPEATKQVVKAFQEFIRSTPYSAYDPETYTGHWKQLTVRTSRRGQAMAIAYFHPQKLSSEEVAGLKASLVCHFMEGPGKASGVTSLYFVEEGQRKTPSQEGLPLEHMAGDQCIQEDLLGLTFRISPHAFFQVNTPAAEVLYTVIQEWAQLDGGSTVLDVCCGTGTIGLALAPKVKRVVGIELCQEAVEDARMNALTNELSNVEFHCGRAEDLVPGLVSRLSSHQLVAVLDPPRAGLHSKVILAIRKAENIKRLLYVSCNPRAAMGNFVDLCRAPSNRVKGTPFHPVKAVAVDLFPQTPHCEMLILFERMQQHPNGIGALEHQDLQTPRNLPDITPQETEISLSS
- the Trmt2a gene encoding tRNA (uracil-5-)-methyltransferase homolog A isoform X2 yields the protein MEDCGQDASSVPSSAAPLCQKEEEGPGPAAGPGTQPGLYSYIRDDLFTSEIFKLELQNVPRHASFSDVRRFLGRFGLQSHKIKLFGQPPCAFVTFRSAAERDKALRVLHGALWKGCALSVRLARPKADPMARKRRQEGDSEPPVTQIADVVTPLWTVPYTEQLEQKRLECERVLQKLAKEIGNTNRALLPWLLLQRQQHNKACCPLEGVKPSPQQTEYRNKCEFLVGVGVDGKDNTVGCRLGKYKGGTCAVAAPFDTVHIPEATKQVVKAFQEFIRSTPYSAYDPETYTGHWKQLTVRTSRRGQAMAIAYFHPQKLSSEEVAGLKASLVCHFMEGPGKASGVTSLYFVEEGQRKTPSQEGLPLEHMAGDQCIQEDLLGLTFRISPHAFFQVNTPAAEVLYTVIQEWAQLDGGSTVLDVCCGTGTIGLALAPKVKRVVGIELCQEAVEDARMNALTNELSNVEFHCGRAEDLVPGLVSRLSSHQLVAVLDPPRAGLHSKVILAIRKAENIKRLLYVSCNPRAAMGNFVDLCRAPSNRVKGTPFHPVKAVAVDLFPQTPHCEMLILFERMQQHPNGIGALEHQDLQTPRNLPDITPQETEISLSS